A section of the Rhizomicrobium sp. genome encodes:
- a CDS encoding circularly permuted type 2 ATP-grasp protein, translated as MQHDALAHTEDFGGPDHHQPNRACLPGRDAPYEHYALGKPYDEMFASDGTVRPHYAALDGRLTTLPAGELQRRQQACELSFLHQGITFTVYSDNQATERIIPTDLLPRIVTAKEWARIDAGLRQRITVLNLFLRDIYGDARVLKDGIVPRSMIYGSKHYRREMRGLPVPHGAYVNVCGSDLVRNEAGDFVVLEDNLRVPSGVSYMLANRDVVRRAFPAVFRSTGVRAIEHYPNELLATLRSLAPYHDDVSIAVLTPGVFNSAFFEHAFLARQMGVELVEGRDLLVNDNVVYARTTSGLKRIDVIYRRIDDDFVDPLIFREDSSLGVPGLFNAYRAGNVVVANALGTGVADDKAVYAYVPRLIRYYLSEEPILDNVETYLCREEKSLGYVLANLDKLVVKAVGESGGYGMLVGPHASQKEREDFALKVKADPDNYIAQPTIQLSTAPTFVDGGVEPRHVDLRPFILHGEHTTIVPGALTRVALKRGSLVVNSSQGGGSKDTWVLSE; from the coding sequence ATGCAGCACGACGCGCTGGCGCATACGGAGGATTTCGGGGGGCCGGACCATCACCAGCCCAACCGCGCCTGCCTGCCCGGGCGGGACGCGCCCTATGAGCACTACGCGCTCGGCAAGCCCTATGACGAGATGTTCGCGTCCGACGGCACGGTGCGCCCGCACTACGCCGCGCTGGACGGAAGGCTGACCACGCTCCCCGCCGGGGAGCTCCAGCGCCGCCAGCAGGCCTGCGAGCTCTCCTTCCTGCACCAGGGCATCACCTTCACCGTCTACAGCGACAACCAGGCGACCGAGCGGATCATCCCGACCGATCTTCTGCCGCGCATCGTCACCGCCAAGGAATGGGCCCGCATCGACGCCGGCCTGCGCCAGCGCATCACCGTCCTGAACCTCTTCCTGCGCGACATCTATGGCGACGCCCGCGTGCTGAAGGACGGCATCGTGCCGCGCTCGATGATCTACGGCTCGAAACATTATCGCCGCGAGATGCGCGGCCTTCCCGTGCCGCACGGCGCCTATGTCAATGTCTGCGGCAGCGACCTGGTGCGCAACGAGGCCGGCGATTTCGTCGTGCTGGAGGACAATCTCCGCGTCCCCTCCGGCGTCTCCTACATGCTGGCGAACCGCGACGTGGTGCGCCGGGCCTTCCCGGCGGTGTTCCGCTCCACCGGCGTGCGCGCCATCGAGCACTATCCCAACGAGCTGCTCGCCACGCTGCGCAGCCTGGCGCCCTATCACGACGACGTCTCGATCGCGGTGCTCACGCCCGGCGTGTTCAACTCCGCCTTCTTCGAGCACGCCTTCCTCGCCCGCCAGATGGGCGTCGAGCTGGTGGAGGGCCGCGATCTCCTCGTCAACGACAACGTGGTCTATGCCCGCACCACCTCGGGTCTCAAGCGCATCGACGTGATCTACCGCCGCATCGACGACGATTTCGTCGATCCGCTCATCTTCCGCGAGGATTCCTCGCTCGGCGTGCCCGGCCTGTTCAACGCCTACCGGGCCGGCAACGTGGTCGTCGCCAATGCGCTGGGCACCGGCGTCGCCGACGACAAGGCGGTCTACGCCTATGTCCCGCGCCTGATCCGCTATTACCTCTCCGAAGAGCCGATCCTCGACAATGTCGAGACCTATCTGTGCCGCGAGGAGAAATCGCTGGGTTATGTCCTCGCCAATCTCGACAAGCTGGTCGTCAAGGCGGTGGGCGAGAGCGGCGGCTACGGCATGCTGGTCGGCCCGCATGCGTCGCAGAAGGAGCGCGAGGATTTCGCGCTGAAGGTCAAGGCCGATCCGGACAACTACATCGCCCAGCCCACCATCCAGCTTTCCACCGCGCCGACCTTCGTCGACGGCGGGGTCGAGCCGCGCCATGTCGATCTGCGCCCGTTCATTTTGCACGGCGAGCACACCACGATCGTCCCCGGCGCGCTGACCCGCGTCGCGCTGAAGCGCGGCAGCCTGGTGGTGAATTCCAGCCAGGGCGGCGGCTCCAAGGACACCTGGGTGCTGAGCGAATGA
- a CDS encoding tetratricopeptide repeat protein — MAQPAPIPSLESLVGMDAKMRAIEKLELLQEEVDAAIARKTSNGVLRRAIRAWRRGDIVRAGRLALESTGIDEDNAKAYHVLGMALERMGHIHKALVTYERAFRLDPDDPELLINLGLIAWNLKQIEGAARMFSLYIEACPDSPLGYNNLGSVLCDMGDPERAIETLRAAIFRMPQEPILWNALATVLAEEGRAEESLVFYNESVRLDPKFARLHHNLGYAYAHLGMLKESLAAYETALAHATDPSEKLETAHSRAICLIGMGRLEEGFRDFEIRNTPRFRAYINHFIKAPRWQGEDLTGKRIAVIGEQGLGDEFMFATILPDLARRVGDTGLLQIAVDPRLVPLFQRSFPNAEVGTYDDRTLIDPDGEKPLRFVKFITDKQEPDYWVPMGSALQYLRKDIQDFPHEAFILPDQGRVAKFRAALAAKGPGPYVGVCWRSMMLAAKRAKYYSTLDMWAPILKTPGVTFVNLQYGDAAAEIAHVRETFGIEIHALDVDLKDDIDGAAALSAAVDLAISAPTAAAANAAAVGTEVWFLTAGRTWPQLGTDEYPWYRKTHVYSPEKFGDWASLIPQVADALADFAKNRA; from the coding sequence ATGGCGCAGCCAGCCCCCATCCCTTCCCTGGAAAGCCTCGTCGGCATGGACGCCAAGATGCGGGCGATCGAAAAGCTCGAACTGCTGCAGGAAGAAGTCGACGCGGCGATCGCGCGCAAGACGTCCAACGGCGTGCTGCGCCGCGCGATCCGGGCATGGCGCCGTGGCGACATCGTCCGCGCCGGCCGGCTCGCGCTGGAATCCACCGGCATCGACGAGGACAACGCCAAGGCCTATCACGTGCTCGGCATGGCGCTGGAGCGCATGGGGCATATCCACAAGGCGCTCGTCACCTATGAGCGCGCCTTCCGGCTCGATCCGGACGATCCGGAGCTCCTGATCAATCTGGGCCTGATCGCCTGGAACCTGAAGCAGATCGAGGGCGCGGCGCGGATGTTCAGCCTCTATATCGAGGCCTGTCCCGACAGCCCGCTCGGCTACAACAATCTGGGCTCGGTGCTGTGCGACATGGGCGATCCGGAGCGCGCCATCGAGACGCTGCGCGCCGCGATCTTCCGCATGCCGCAGGAGCCGATCCTGTGGAACGCGCTGGCGACCGTGCTGGCCGAGGAAGGCCGCGCCGAGGAGAGCCTGGTCTTCTACAACGAGTCCGTCCGCCTCGATCCCAAATTCGCGCGGCTGCACCACAATCTCGGCTATGCCTATGCGCATCTCGGCATGCTGAAGGAATCGCTCGCCGCCTATGAGACCGCGCTCGCCCATGCGACGGATCCGAGCGAGAAGCTCGAAACGGCGCATTCGCGGGCCATCTGCCTGATCGGCATGGGGCGGCTGGAAGAGGGCTTCCGCGATTTCGAGATCCGCAACACGCCGCGCTTCCGCGCCTATATCAACCACTTCATCAAGGCGCCGCGCTGGCAGGGCGAGGACCTGACGGGCAAGCGCATCGCGGTGATCGGCGAACAGGGACTGGGCGACGAGTTCATGTTCGCCACCATCCTGCCCGACCTGGCGCGGCGGGTCGGCGATACGGGGCTGCTGCAGATCGCGGTCGATCCGAGGCTCGTGCCGCTGTTCCAGCGCTCCTTCCCCAATGCCGAGGTCGGCACCTATGACGACCGCACGCTGATCGATCCCGACGGCGAAAAGCCGCTGCGCTTCGTGAAGTTCATCACCGACAAACAGGAGCCGGATTATTGGGTGCCGATGGGCTCGGCGCTGCAATATCTGCGCAAGGACATCCAGGATTTCCCGCACGAGGCGTTCATCCTGCCCGACCAGGGCAGGGTCGCGAAATTCCGCGCCGCGCTCGCGGCGAAGGGACCGGGGCCCTATGTCGGCGTCTGCTGGCGGTCGATGATGCTGGCAGCCAAGCGGGCGAAATATTACTCGACGCTCGACATGTGGGCGCCGATCCTGAAGACGCCGGGCGTCACCTTCGTCAACCTGCAATACGGCGACGCGGCGGCGGAGATCGCCCATGTGCGCGAGACCTTCGGAATCGAAATCCATGCGCTCGACGTCGACCTGAAGGACGACATCGACGGCGCGGCGGCGCTGTCGGCGGCGGTGGACCTGGCGATTTCCGCCCCGACGGCAGCGGCGGCGAATGCCGCGGCGGTGGGAACGGAAGTGTGGTTCCTGACAGCGGGCCGTACCTGGCCGCAGCTCGGCACCGACGAATATCCCTGGTACCGCAAGACGCATGTCTATTCGCCCGAGAAATTCGGCGACTGGGCGAGCCTGATCCCGCAAGTCGCGGATGCGCTGGCGGATTTCGCGAAGAACCGGGCATAG
- the flbT gene encoding flagellar biosynthesis repressor FlbT, translated as MPLKLSLKPGEKFVLNGAVLTNGDKRTSLVIQNKACVLREKDIMQPHEATTPARRIYVPIMMMYLDPDATEQYYNEFALRMTEFMGAVQNRQTLTTCIEISRDVMAGAYYKALILCRKLFDFEQERLSYDPESLPKYAAGY; from the coding sequence ATGCCGCTGAAACTGTCCTTGAAGCCGGGCGAGAAATTCGTGCTCAACGGCGCCGTCCTGACCAATGGCGACAAGCGCACCAGCCTCGTCATCCAGAACAAGGCCTGCGTCCTGCGCGAGAAGGACATCATGCAGCCGCACGAGGCGACCACGCCGGCGCGCCGCATCTATGTGCCGATCATGATGATGTATCTCGATCCCGACGCGACCGAGCAGTACTACAACGAATTCGCGCTGCGCATGACCGAGTTCATGGGCGCCGTCCAGAACCGCCAGACGCTCACCACCTGCATCGAGATCAGCCGGGACGTCATGGCCGGAGCCTACTACAAGGCGCTGATCTTGTGCCGCAAACTCTTCGATTTCGAACAGGAACGCTTGAGCTATGACCCTGAGAGCCTACCAAAATACGCAGCGGGTTACTGA
- a CDS encoding flagellin: MSFSVNTNSGALVALQYLNATQSQLNTTQAAINSGLKVSSARDDGSTYAIAQNQRGAVAGYSAVTDSLNRATSAVDVALSAGQSISDLLIQLKTKALSAADSSLDTASRQALNQDFVALRDQITTIVKNASFNGTNLVDGSTTQITALASSDGTRRITTSAQKLALSGTIVTLRTTNTISTQTKASTLVATIQASLTNVNSALAKLSAGAKKFSIQATFAQKLSDTLTTGIGNLVDANMAQESALLQSLQVKQQLGVQALSIANQAPQTILSLFR, from the coding sequence ATGTCTTTCAGCGTCAACACCAACTCCGGCGCGCTCGTCGCGCTGCAGTACCTCAACGCGACGCAGTCGCAGTTGAACACCACCCAAGCCGCGATCAACAGCGGCCTCAAAGTGTCTTCGGCCCGTGACGATGGTTCGACCTACGCCATCGCGCAGAACCAGCGTGGCGCCGTCGCCGGCTATTCCGCCGTCACCGACAGCCTCAATCGCGCCACTTCGGCGGTCGATGTCGCCCTGTCCGCCGGACAGTCGATCTCCGACCTCCTGATCCAGCTCAAGACCAAGGCGCTCAGCGCCGCGGACTCCTCGCTGGATACCGCCAGCCGCCAGGCCCTGAACCAGGACTTCGTCGCGCTCCGCGATCAGATCACCACGATCGTGAAGAACGCCTCGTTCAACGGCACCAACCTGGTCGACGGCTCGACGACCCAGATCACGGCCCTGGCGTCCTCGGACGGCACGCGCCGCATCACGACCTCCGCCCAGAAGCTCGCGCTTTCGGGCACGATCGTGACGCTGCGCACGACCAACACGATCTCGACCCAGACCAAGGCCTCGACGCTGGTCGCCACCATCCAGGCGTCTCTCACGAACGTGAACTCCGCTCTCGCCAAGCTCTCCGCCGGCGCGAAGAAGTTCTCGATCCAGGCGACCTTCGCGCAGAAGCTGTCCGACACGCTGACGACCGGCATCGGCAACCTCGTCGACGCGAACATGGCGCAGGAAAGCGCCCTGCTGCAGTCCTTGCAGGTCAAGCAGCAGCTCGGCGTTCAGGCTCTGTCGATCGCCAACCAGGCGCCGCAGACGATCCTGTCGCTGTTCCGCTAG
- a CDS encoding flagellin: MSFSVNTNSGALVALQYLNATQSQLTTTQNAINSGLKVASAKDDGSTYAIAQNQRGSVAGYSAVTDSLNRGSSAIDVALSAGQSISDLLIQLKTKALAAADSSLDTASRQALNQDFVALRDQITTIVKNAVFNGVNLVDGSTNQITALASSDGTRRITTSAQKLALSGTIVTLRTTNTISTQAKASTLVATIQASLTNVNSALAKLSAGAKKFSIQSTFTSKLSDTLTAGIGQLVDANMAQESAMLQSLQVKQQLGVQALAIANQAPQTILSLFK, from the coding sequence ATGTCCTTTAGCGTCAACACGAACAGCGGCGCCCTGGTCGCGCTGCAATACCTCAACGCCACGCAATCGCAGCTCACCACGACACAAAACGCGATCAACAGCGGTCTCAAGGTGGCATCCGCCAAGGACGACGGCTCGACCTACGCCATCGCCCAGAATCAGCGCGGATCGGTTGCCGGTTATTCGGCTGTGACAGACAGCCTCAACCGTGGTTCGTCCGCGATCGATGTTGCGCTCTCCGCGGGACAATCGATTTCGGATTTGCTTATCCAGCTGAAGACCAAGGCGCTCGCCGCCGCGGACTCCTCGCTGGACACCGCGAGCCGCCAGGCCCTCAATCAGGACTTCGTCGCCCTGCGCGACCAGATCACGACCATCGTGAAGAACGCCGTCTTCAACGGCGTCAATCTGGTCGACGGTTCGACGAACCAGATCACGGCCCTGGCATCCTCGGATGGTACCCGTCGCATCACGACCTCCGCCCAGAAGCTCGCGCTTTCCGGCACGATCGTGACGCTGCGGACGACCAACACGATCTCGACGCAGGCCAAGGCCTCGACGCTGGTCGCCACCATCCAGGCGTCGCTCACCAACGTGAACTCCGCTCTCGCCAAGCTCTCCGCCGGCGCGAAGAAGTTCTCGATCCAGTCGACGTTCACCAGTAAGCTGTCCGACACGCTGACCGCCGGTATCGGCCAGCTGGTCGACGCCAATATGGCGCAGGAAAGCGCGATGCTGCAGTCCTTGCAGGTCAAGCAGCAGCTCGGCGTACAGGCCCTTGCGATCGCCAATCAGGCGCCGCAGACCATCCTGTCGCTGTTCAAGTAG
- a CDS encoding SDR family oxidoreductase produces MSRFSLAGKNAVVTGGSRGIGRAIALGLANAGADIVFTYREKRDEADAVAADIVKTGRRALALPMDVTDRASVEAAARGARAFGKISILVNNAGINKPTDFDRIADADWDTILATNLKGPFICAQVFLPLLSEAGGGSIVHIGSVSGQYGGPRTAHYAASKAGLISLAQVIARFGAASHVRSNVVAAGLIASDMGNAGLQAASVQKAAEGIILKRLGRTEEVADAVVFLASEASSYITAQTINVNGGLYF; encoded by the coding sequence ATGAGTCGGTTCTCGCTTGCCGGAAAGAACGCCGTCGTCACCGGCGGCAGCCGCGGGATCGGACGCGCCATCGCGCTTGGCCTGGCAAATGCCGGCGCGGACATCGTCTTCACCTATCGCGAGAAGCGCGACGAGGCCGACGCCGTCGCGGCAGACATCGTCAAGACTGGACGCCGCGCCTTGGCGCTGCCGATGGACGTGACCGATCGCGCCAGCGTCGAGGCGGCGGCGCGCGGTGCGCGCGCTTTCGGCAAGATCTCCATTCTGGTGAACAATGCCGGCATCAACAAGCCGACCGATTTCGACAGGATCGCGGACGCCGACTGGGACACGATCCTGGCGACCAATCTCAAGGGCCCATTCATCTGCGCCCAGGTCTTTCTGCCGCTTCTTAGCGAGGCCGGCGGCGGCTCCATCGTGCATATCGGCTCGGTCAGCGGGCAGTATGGCGGGCCGCGCACGGCGCACTACGCCGCGTCGAAAGCCGGATTGATCTCGCTGGCGCAGGTCATCGCGCGGTTCGGCGCGGCGTCGCATGTGCGCTCCAACGTGGTGGCAGCGGGTCTGATCGCCTCCGACATGGGCAATGCCGGGCTTCAAGCGGCGAGCGTGCAGAAGGCGGCGGAGGGCATCATCCTCAAGCGGCTGGGCCGCACCGAAGAGGTCGCCGACGCCGTCGTGTTTCTGGCGAGCGAGGCGTCGTCCTACATCACGGCGCAGACCATCAACGTCAATGGCGGGCTATATTTCTGA
- a CDS encoding alpha-E domain-containing protein, which translates to MLSRVADSLYWMARYIERGEHTARLVAVKLESMVEQSREDADAAWHRVVEALSGEEFVPKAHDAYVITQDLAFNRVNPASLVASLRFARDNARQVREQLSTEVWEHLNKLYLRLSPVTAEAVWGHHPARVFREALEDFHTLEGVVYSTLSHNEGWYFIQLGRHIERAHLVSRLLDLHFRNLPGIAAPKYFDWLVLLKFCSAFEPYSRAYTAQIRPEKIAEFLVFDGEFPHSVRFSVDRVVDSLGKVAAAAPSARRAVVERLAGRLKATVDFGQIDDLMGGDIVPFLADITRQCEQIHESVHLAYISYGAETVL; encoded by the coding sequence ATGCTAAGTCGGGTCGCGGACAGTTTGTATTGGATGGCCCGCTATATCGAGCGCGGGGAGCACACCGCCCGCCTCGTCGCCGTCAAGCTCGAATCCATGGTCGAGCAGAGCCGCGAGGACGCCGACGCCGCCTGGCACCGCGTGGTCGAGGCGCTGTCGGGCGAGGAGTTCGTGCCCAAGGCGCACGACGCCTATGTCATCACCCAGGACCTCGCCTTCAACCGCGTCAACCCCGCCTCGCTGGTCGCCTCGCTGCGTTTCGCGCGCGACAATGCCCGCCAGGTGCGCGAGCAGCTTTCCACCGAAGTGTGGGAGCACCTCAACAAGCTCTATCTGCGGTTGTCGCCGGTCACGGCGGAGGCGGTGTGGGGCCATCATCCCGCCCGAGTCTTCCGCGAGGCGCTGGAGGATTTCCATACCCTCGAAGGCGTCGTCTATTCCACGCTCAGCCACAACGAAGGCTGGTACTTCATTCAGCTCGGCCGCCATATCGAGCGCGCCCATCTCGTCAGCCGCCTGCTCGACCTGCATTTCCGCAACCTGCCCGGCATCGCCGCGCCGAAATATTTCGACTGGCTGGTGCTGCTCAAATTCTGCTCCGCCTTCGAGCCCTATAGCCGCGCCTACACCGCGCAGATCCGGCCCGAGAAGATCGCCGAATTCCTCGTCTTCGACGGCGAATTCCCGCATTCGGTGCGCTTCTCGGTCGACCGCGTCGTGGATTCGCTCGGCAAGGTCGCCGCCGCCGCGCCGTCCGCGCGCCGCGCCGTGGTGGAGCGCCTGGCGGGCCGGCTGAAGGCCACGGTCGATTTCGGCCAGATCGACGATCTGATGGGCGGCGACATCGTCCCCTTCCTCGCCGACATCACGCGGCAATGCGAGCAGATCCACGAAAGCGTGCACCTGGCCTACATCTCCTACGGCGCGGAGACCGTGCTGTGA
- the flaF gene encoding flagellar biosynthesis regulator FlaF → MTLRAYQNTQRVTEDPRSTEYRLFGQVTGALIDAKQRGIAGGPLAEAIDWNRTLWRTLAADCMDDRNALTSDVRAKIVSLSLWVTKYSKQVTRNGASLDPLIEINRTIMQGLQGAA, encoded by the coding sequence ATGACCCTGAGAGCCTACCAAAATACGCAGCGGGTTACTGAGGATCCGCGGTCGACCGAGTACCGGCTGTTCGGCCAGGTCACCGGCGCGCTGATCGATGCGAAGCAGCGCGGCATCGCCGGCGGACCGCTGGCCGAGGCCATCGACTGGAATCGCACGCTGTGGCGCACCCTCGCCGCCGACTGCATGGACGACCGCAACGCGCTGACCTCCGACGTCCGCGCCAAGATCGTCTCGCTCTCGCTGTGGGTGACGAAGTATTCCAAGCAGGTCACGCGCAACGGCGCCTCGCTCGATCCCTTGATCGAGATCAACCGCACCATCATGCAGGGCCTCCAGGGCGCCGCCTGA
- a CDS encoding alpha/beta hydrolase yields the protein MRVFTGIVAIFLVLFGVLLYVYSAPDIPRAALEAKYATPPSQFVALNYPSTLPAPSSGQSASAMPTARAHYRIRGAADAPVLLLLHGSNASLFTWEPWSQTLSDQFRVVSVDLPGHGLTGATANGDYSPAGMVNFVAAFADKLGLKRFALAGNSMGGGVAARFAEVHPDRVSALILVDAGGLPSPRGDRPPIAFWLLRQTWLTPVLGHLDPKPLVREGLADAIVRKKILTEQMIDQYADFARMEGSRPATAQRFTQFSPADAAFVKDHIGALTMPVLILWGEQDHLIPVSVAAAWHDAIPGSKVIVYAETGHIPMEELADQTALDVRKFLGGPVRMVPGAPVRHRRAHA from the coding sequence ATGCGTGTGTTCACCGGTATCGTCGCCATCTTCCTCGTGCTGTTCGGCGTCCTGCTCTACGTCTACAGCGCCCCGGACATCCCGCGCGCCGCGCTGGAAGCGAAATACGCGACGCCGCCCTCGCAATTCGTCGCATTGAACTATCCCTCGACCTTGCCCGCCCCGTCGTCCGGGCAATCCGCGTCCGCGATGCCTACCGCCCGCGCCCATTACCGCATCCGCGGCGCCGCCGACGCGCCGGTGCTTCTTCTCCTGCACGGCTCCAACGCTTCGCTGTTCACCTGGGAGCCCTGGTCGCAGACCCTGTCCGACCAGTTCCGCGTCGTCTCGGTCGATCTGCCCGGCCACGGCCTTACCGGCGCGACCGCCAATGGCGATTACAGCCCCGCCGGCATGGTGAACTTCGTCGCCGCCTTCGCCGACAAGCTCGGCCTCAAGCGTTTCGCGCTGGCCGGCAATTCCATGGGCGGCGGCGTCGCGGCCCGCTTCGCGGAGGTCCATCCCGATCGCGTCAGCGCGCTCATCCTGGTCGATGCCGGCGGCCTGCCGTCGCCGCGCGGCGACCGTCCGCCGATCGCCTTCTGGCTGCTGCGCCAGACCTGGCTGACGCCCGTCCTCGGCCATCTCGATCCCAAGCCGCTGGTGCGCGAGGGCCTGGCCGACGCCATCGTCCGCAAGAAGATCCTGACCGAACAGATGATCGACCAATATGCCGATTTCGCGCGGATGGAAGGCTCGCGCCCGGCAACCGCCCAGCGCTTCACGCAGTTTTCGCCGGCCGACGCGGCCTTCGTGAAGGACCATATCGGCGCCCTGACCATGCCGGTCCTGATCCTCTGGGGCGAGCAGGACCACCTGATCCCCGTCTCGGTGGCGGCCGCCTGGCACGACGCGATCCCCGGCTCCAAGGTCATCGTCTATGCCGAGACCGGCCATATCCCGATGGAAGAGCTCGCCGATCAGACCGCCCTGGACGTGCGCAAATTCCTCGGCGGCCCCGTCCGGATGGTGCCGGGAGCGCCCGTCCGGCATCGCCGGGCCCATGCCTGA
- a CDS encoding transglutaminase family protein: MYYSIRHITRFRYSAPIRESVMELRMQPRSEGPQSLRSFQIATNPRAQLYAYTDYLGNAVYHFNVLRDHEELRIEAQAVVEIASLPPLPAAADSLEWGRYNSYNLSDEQFDLLEPSTFAHTTPALRAFIAAHGLEKPVGDPLTALRRLSTTIHDAFEYKSGITDASSPIEVALKERRGVCQDFAHIMIAIARSWGIPARYASGYLYHRGSRQDRSADNATHAWIEAYLPSLGWIGIDPTNDIVAGERHIRAAVGRDYADVPPTRGTYKGGAESELAISVAVEPTQAPVRHEDFLRVARPMSAPRPTPSMPEHIYHQQQQ, encoded by the coding sequence ATGTATTACTCCATCCGGCACATCACCCGCTTCCGCTACTCCGCGCCGATCCGCGAATCGGTGATGGAATTGCGCATGCAGCCGCGTTCGGAAGGACCCCAGTCGCTGCGCAGCTTCCAGATCGCCACCAATCCGCGCGCCCAGCTCTATGCGTATACGGATTATCTCGGCAACGCGGTCTATCACTTCAACGTGCTGCGCGACCACGAGGAGCTGCGGATCGAGGCGCAAGCCGTGGTGGAGATCGCGAGCCTGCCGCCGCTCCCCGCCGCCGCCGATTCGCTCGAATGGGGCCGCTACAATTCCTACAACCTCTCAGACGAGCAGTTCGACCTGCTCGAGCCCTCGACCTTCGCGCACACCACGCCGGCCCTGCGTGCCTTCATCGCCGCCCATGGGCTGGAGAAGCCCGTCGGCGATCCCCTGACCGCGCTCCGCCGCCTGAGCACGACCATCCACGATGCCTTCGAATACAAATCCGGCATCACCGATGCGTCCTCGCCGATCGAGGTCGCGCTCAAGGAGCGGCGCGGCGTTTGCCAGGACTTCGCCCACATCATGATCGCGATCGCGCGTTCCTGGGGCATCCCGGCGCGCTACGCCTCGGGCTATCTCTACCATCGCGGCAGCCGCCAGGACCGCTCCGCCGACAACGCCACCCATGCCTGGATCGAGGCCTATCTGCCCAGCCTCGGCTGGATCGGCATCGATCCCACCAACGACATCGTGGCGGGCGAGCGCCACATCCGCGCCGCGGTCGGCCGCGACTATGCCGACGTGCCGCCGACGCGCGGCACCTACAAGGGCGGCGCGGAGAGCGAGCTTGCGATCTCCGTCGCGGTCGAGCCGACCCAGGCGCCGGTCCGCCACGAGGATTTCCTGCGCGTCGCCCGCCCGATGAGCGCGCCTCGCCCCACGCCGTCGATGCCCGAACACATCTATCACCAGCAGCAGCAATAG
- a CDS encoding ATP-grasp domain-containing protein produces the protein MASSGKTLLIVSGGIEAADAARRAKEMGHTVVVSDRDPQAPGFAFADSCLIADVYGPTETAAAAERYSRKIRKIDGVICVAADAPVTAATVAQRLRLPGISLASAELACDKLAMKRRFADCGVPVPWFAEIPTPQALQRVAIERGRDLVIKPVDSRGSRGVQRVAQVADLDKAFLFARSHSPSERVMVEQYLDGPQVSTESVIVDGRCFTPGFSDRNYEYLERYAPFFIENGGDLPSRLPADIQQKVKDVVARAAAALGITNGTVKGDIVVHKGEPCVIELAARLSGGFFCTREIPLNTGVDFVGAAIRIALGEAVSPDDLEPKHFTPVVQRYAFPKAGRVVAIEGAEEARRIAGVADVIVTAKPGDVIPDAGDKRPSAAMVLTVGPSREAALAAANDALACLKIVTA, from the coding sequence ATGGCTTCCAGCGGCAAGACGCTCCTCATCGTGTCCGGCGGGATCGAGGCGGCCGACGCCGCCAGACGCGCCAAGGAAATGGGACACACCGTCGTGGTCTCCGACCGCGACCCGCAGGCGCCGGGCTTTGCTTTCGCCGATTCCTGTCTGATCGCGGATGTCTACGGCCCGACCGAGACGGCGGCCGCTGCCGAACGCTATAGCCGCAAGATCCGCAAGATCGACGGCGTGATCTGCGTCGCCGCCGACGCGCCGGTCACCGCCGCGACGGTGGCGCAGCGCTTGCGCCTTCCCGGCATCTCGCTCGCCAGTGCGGAACTCGCCTGCGACAAGCTCGCGATGAAGCGGCGCTTCGCGGACTGCGGCGTTCCGGTGCCGTGGTTCGCCGAAATCCCGACGCCGCAGGCCTTGCAGCGCGTCGCGATCGAACGCGGCCGCGACCTGGTGATCAAGCCGGTGGATTCGCGCGGCAGCCGCGGCGTGCAGCGCGTGGCGCAGGTCGCCGATCTCGACAAGGCCTTCCTGTTCGCCCGGTCGCATTCGCCCAGCGAGCGCGTGATGGTGGAGCAATATCTAGACGGCCCCCAGGTTTCCACCGAATCCGTGATCGTCGACGGCCGCTGCTTCACGCCGGGTTTCTCGGACCGCAATTACGAATATCTCGAACGCTACGCACCGTTCTTCATCGAGAACGGCGGAGATCTTCCGAGCCGTCTGCCCGCGGACATCCAGCAGAAGGTCAAGGATGTCGTGGCGCGCGCTGCCGCGGCACTCGGCATCACGAACGGCACCGTCAAGGGCGACATCGTGGTGCACAAGGGCGAGCCCTGTGTCATCGAGCTGGCGGCGCGGCTTTCGGGCGGGTTCTTCTGCACGCGTGAGATCCCGCTCAATACCGGCGTCGACTTCGTCGGCGCGGCGATCCGGATCGCGCTTGGCGAGGCGGTTTCGCCGGACGACCTCGAGCCCAAGCATTTCACGCCCGTCGTCCAGCGCTATGCCTTTCCCAAAGCGGGGCGCGTGGTCGCGATCGAGGGCGCCGAGGAGGCGCGCCGGATCGCCGGCGTCGCCGATGTGATCGTGACCGCCAAGCCGGGCGACGTCATTCCCGATGCCGGCGACAAGCGCCCCTCGGCGGCGATGGTGCTGACGGTCGGGCCGTCGCGCGAAGCAGCACTGGCGGCGGCGAATGATGCGCTCGCCTGTCTGAAGATCGTGACCGCATGA